One segment of Trichlorobacter ammonificans DNA contains the following:
- a CDS encoding OmpH family outer membrane protein, with amino-acid sequence MKRFVLSVLMVMICSGLAQAAETKVGYIDMQRALNLSDAGVQAKNQLQEKLKGYQAQINAKQEELQKLKTDMEKQSMTLNEAARAAREKDYQQKLKDFQRFTKDAEEDMQARDGELTKKILETLEKLISEYGKKNGYTIIFDARGAGLLYADQKADLTDAILKELNAATKAKK; translated from the coding sequence ATGAAACGGTTTGTTCTGTCGGTACTGATGGTGATGATCTGCTCCGGCCTGGCCCAGGCCGCCGAAACCAAGGTCGGCTATATCGATATGCAGCGGGCGCTGAACCTGTCCGATGCTGGTGTGCAGGCTAAAAATCAGTTGCAGGAAAAGCTGAAGGGCTACCAGGCACAGATCAACGCCAAGCAGGAGGAGCTGCAGAAGCTGAAGACGGATATGGAGAAACAGTCCATGACCCTCAACGAGGCGGCACGGGCGGCGCGGGAGAAGGATTATCAGCAAAAGCTGAAGGATTTTCAGCGGTTTACCAAGGATGCCGAGGAGGACATGCAGGCCCGTGATGGCGAACTGACCAAGAAGATCCTTGAAACTCTGGAAAAACTGATCAGCGAGTATGGCAAAAAGAACGGCTATACCATTATCTTCGATGCCCGTGGCGCCGGCCTGCTCTACGCTGACCAGAAGGCCGATCTGACCGATGCCATTCTCAAGGAACTGAACGCGGCTACCAAGGCAAAAAAATAG
- the lpxD gene encoding UDP-3-O-(3-hydroxymyristoyl)glucosamine N-acyltransferase, which produces MQITRTLQELADYLGGVVHGDGAVRVSGLAPLDNAGPDKVTFLANPKYAAKVAETGAGGVLMAPGNERYGRNVIELANPYLGFAKLLTLFYTAPHPALGVLEGATVGSGTTLGEGISIYPGAVVGNNVGIGDRTVIHPGAVIYDGVTIGSDCVIHANAVVRERCRIGNRCKLQPGAVIGSDGFGYAPDGSSYYPIPQIGIVVLEDDVEIGANTTIDRAALEVTLIKRGTKLDNLVQVAHNCRIGEDCMIVSQVGIAGSSTIGNHVTLAGQVGVVGHVSIGDNVIVGAQGGVPGSLAGNAYYSGSPAMPHKEWLRTMGTLPKLPEMRKKLAELEKKIVGLEARLAKE; this is translated from the coding sequence ATGCAGATAACCAGGACATTGCAGGAACTGGCCGACTATCTGGGCGGCGTTGTCCACGGTGACGGAGCGGTACGGGTCAGCGGCCTGGCCCCCCTGGACAATGCCGGGCCGGATAAGGTCACGTTCCTGGCCAACCCGAAATACGCCGCCAAGGTGGCGGAGACCGGCGCCGGCGGCGTGCTGATGGCGCCGGGCAACGAACGGTACGGCCGCAACGTGATTGAACTGGCCAACCCCTATCTGGGGTTCGCCAAGCTGCTGACCCTCTTCTATACCGCACCCCATCCTGCCCTGGGAGTGCTGGAGGGGGCGACGGTAGGCTCCGGTACGACCCTGGGAGAGGGGATCAGTATCTATCCCGGTGCCGTGGTCGGCAACAACGTCGGCATCGGTGATCGAACGGTCATCCACCCCGGTGCGGTGATCTACGACGGCGTCACCATCGGCAGCGACTGCGTGATCCATGCCAATGCGGTGGTGCGGGAGCGCTGCCGGATCGGCAACCGCTGCAAGCTGCAGCCGGGGGCGGTGATCGGCAGCGACGGCTTCGGCTATGCGCCGGACGGCAGTTCCTATTATCCGATTCCCCAGATCGGCATCGTGGTGCTGGAGGACGATGTTGAAATCGGCGCCAACACCACCATCGACCGGGCGGCACTGGAGGTGACCCTGATCAAGCGGGGCACCAAGCTGGACAATCTGGTGCAGGTGGCCCACAACTGCCGTATCGGCGAGGACTGCATGATCGTCTCCCAGGTGGGGATTGCCGGCTCCAGTACCATCGGCAACCATGTTACCCTGGCCGGTCAGGTGGGGGTGGTGGGGCACGTCAGTATCGGTGACAATGTGATCGTGGGTGCCCAGGGAGGGGTCCCGGGTTCGCTGGCAGGTAACGCCTACTACAGCGGCTCCCCGGCCATGCCCCATAAGGAGTGGTTGCGTACGATGGGGACCCTGCCGAAGCTGCCGGAGATGCGCAAGAAACTGGCGGAGCTGGAAAAAAAGATCGTCGGGCTGGAAGCCCGGCTGGCCAAGGAGTGA
- the fabZ gene encoding 3-hydroxyacyl-ACP dehydratase FabZ — MDVTLPMDVNGIMAILPHRYPFLLVDRIVELEHGTRCVGIKNVTINEPFFPGHFPGHPVMPGVLIVEAMAQVAGIMAYLASDDETRKKVSYFMAIDNAKFRKPVVPGDQLRIEIVTTLSRRGIWGVDGKAYVDGKLVTEASLKATFAAA, encoded by the coding sequence ATGGACGTAACCCTGCCAATGGACGTGAACGGAATCATGGCGATCCTGCCCCACCGCTATCCGTTTCTGCTGGTGGACCGGATCGTGGAGCTGGAGCACGGCACCCGCTGTGTCGGTATCAAGAACGTCACCATCAACGAGCCGTTTTTTCCGGGGCATTTCCCCGGCCACCCAGTGATGCCGGGGGTACTGATCGTGGAGGCCATGGCCCAGGTGGCCGGCATCATGGCCTATCTGGCATCTGACGATGAAACCCGCAAGAAGGTCAGCTACTTCATGGCCATCGACAACGCCAAATTCCGCAAGCCGGTGGTGCCGGGTGACCAGCTCAGGATTGAGATCGTCACCACCCTGAGCCGCCGCGGCATCTGGGGCGTTGACGGCAAGGCCTACGTTGACGGCAAGCTGGTGACCGAGGCATCCCTGAAGGCAACCTTTGCCGCAGCCTGA
- the lpxA gene encoding acyl-ACP--UDP-N-acetylglucosamine O-acyltransferase, with protein sequence MAFHPTAIIHPTAQVAEGVEIGPYAIIEENVIIGKGTSIGPHAVIGKWTELGENNQVFHMASVGAPPQDLKYKGEECWTRIGSNNVIREFATIHRGTVTGHAETVVGSNNLFMAYSHVAHDCRVGNGVVMANAATLAGHVTVQDNVILGGLVAIHQFVTIGAYSMLGGGTLVGLDIPPYMIATSGKRDAKLRGLNLIGLKRRGFSDEAINNLKKAYKTLFMADLKQAEAIAKIRAEIVGCAEVDNLLHFIETSQRGICRG encoded by the coding sequence ATGGCATTTCATCCCACGGCAATCATTCATCCCACCGCGCAGGTGGCTGAAGGGGTCGAGATCGGTCCCTATGCGATCATCGAAGAGAATGTGATCATCGGAAAGGGGACCAGCATCGGCCCTCACGCGGTGATCGGCAAGTGGACCGAGCTGGGTGAGAACAACCAGGTGTTTCACATGGCTTCAGTGGGGGCTCCGCCCCAGGACCTGAAGTACAAGGGGGAGGAGTGCTGGACCCGCATCGGCAGCAATAACGTGATCCGCGAGTTCGCCACCATTCACCGCGGCACCGTCACCGGCCACGCCGAGACCGTGGTGGGCAGCAACAACCTGTTCATGGCCTACTCCCACGTGGCCCACGACTGCCGGGTGGGCAACGGCGTGGTCATGGCCAACGCCGCCACCCTGGCCGGGCATGTCACCGTACAGGACAACGTTATTCTGGGCGGCCTGGTGGCCATCCACCAGTTTGTCACCATCGGTGCTTACTCGATGCTGGGAGGCGGCACGCTCGTGGGGCTGGACATCCCCCCCTACATGATCGCCACTTCCGGCAAGCGGGACGCCAAACTGCGGGGACTGAACCTGATCGGCCTCAAGCGGCGCGGCTTCAGCGACGAGGCAATCAACAACCTGAAGAAGGCGTACAAAACCCTCTTCATGGCCGATCTCAAACAGGCGGAAGCGATTGCAAAAATCAGGGCCGAGATCGTCGGCTGCGCCGAAGTGGACAACCTGCTGCACTTCATCGAAACGTCGCAGCGGGGGATCTGTCGCGGATGA
- a CDS encoding Gfo/Idh/MocA family protein, whose translation MSALRTAVIGVGYLGNFHAQKYAALGDAELVGVVDSDPIRVGEVAAACGCTAFTDYRDLIGRVDAVSVVVPTQFHHQVARDFLAAGVHVLIEKPITTTIEQADELIALADSGNLVFQVGHLERFNPVLMAAEEVLQAPLFVESVRIAPFKPRGTDVNVVLDLMIHDIDIIQHLVRSKVASIDAIGAPVFTGEEDIANARIAFENGCVANVTASRISLKSERKMRIFQRDAYLTLDFQNRKLLVAKRGAGELLPGIPNVQVQEQELGQSDPLLSEIRSFLEAIRSGGQPQVSGRDGRMALETALKINQALNRIPS comes from the coding sequence ATGAGCGCCCTGCGCACGGCGGTCATCGGCGTCGGCTACCTGGGGAACTTCCATGCCCAAAAGTACGCCGCCCTTGGGGATGCGGAGCTGGTGGGAGTGGTGGACTCCGACCCCATCCGCGTCGGTGAGGTTGCCGCCGCCTGCGGCTGCACGGCCTTTACGGACTACCGCGACCTGATCGGCCGAGTGGATGCGGTCAGCGTGGTGGTGCCCACCCAGTTTCACCACCAGGTTGCCCGTGATTTTCTGGCTGCCGGTGTGCACGTCCTGATCGAGAAGCCGATCACCACCACCATCGAGCAGGCCGACGAACTGATCGCCCTGGCCGATAGCGGCAACCTGGTGTTCCAGGTGGGGCACCTGGAGCGGTTCAACCCGGTGCTGATGGCGGCGGAGGAGGTACTGCAGGCGCCGCTCTTCGTTGAATCGGTGCGGATCGCACCGTTCAAGCCGCGGGGGACCGACGTCAACGTGGTGCTGGATCTGATGATCCACGACATCGACATCATCCAGCACCTGGTCAGATCGAAGGTTGCCAGCATCGACGCCATCGGCGCTCCGGTCTTTACCGGTGAGGAGGACATCGCCAACGCCCGCATCGCCTTCGAGAACGGCTGTGTTGCCAACGTCACCGCCAGCAGGATCAGTCTGAAGAGCGAGCGAAAAATGCGTATCTTCCAGCGGGACGCTTACTTGACTCTTGACTTCCAGAATCGCAAACTGCTGGTGGCAAAACGGGGGGCCGGCGAACTGCTGCCCGGCATTCCCAACGTGCAGGTGCAGGAGCAGGAGCTGGGGCAGTCCGATCCGCTCCTGTCCGAGATACGCTCCTTCCTGGAGGCGATCCGTAGCGGGGGCCAACCCCAGGTGAGTGGCCGGGACGGCCGCATGGCGCTGGAAACAGCGCTGAAAATCAATCAGGCTTTGAACAGGATACCGTCATGA
- a CDS encoding DegT/DnrJ/EryC1/StrS family aminotransferase → MIPMVDLKTQYHALKQEIDRAVLDALESTQFILGPNVTNLEAEAAAYLGTPHAVTCASGTDALHLAVLAAGIQPGDEVITTPFTFIATAEAIRYAGAVPVFVDVDPATFNIVPELIERAITPRTKAVIPVHLFGQPADMTAISDICSRHNLVLIEDCAQSFGAAVGGRMTGTIGRFGCFSFFPSKNLGGYGDGGMIVCGTAEDADQLKMLRNHGSRVRYHHDVIGFNSRLDDLQAAILRVKLRHIDRFNQERRRVAHRYSEGLKDRVTVPFEDGKGVHVYHQYTLLSDRRDAVMAALSGQQIASAIYYPIPLHRQNVFAGECRDLSLPVAESLASRCMSLPIYPEMTDEQVDRVVAAVREALA, encoded by the coding sequence ATGATCCCCATGGTTGACCTGAAAACCCAGTACCATGCCCTGAAGCAGGAGATCGACCGGGCGGTGCTGGATGCCCTGGAGAGTACCCAGTTCATTCTGGGTCCCAACGTTACGAACCTGGAAGCGGAGGCTGCCGCCTACCTGGGAACTCCCCACGCCGTCACCTGCGCATCCGGCACCGATGCCCTGCACCTGGCGGTGCTGGCCGCCGGTATCCAGCCGGGGGACGAGGTGATCACCACTCCCTTCACCTTTATCGCCACCGCCGAAGCGATCCGCTACGCCGGCGCGGTACCGGTGTTTGTCGATGTGGACCCGGCCACCTTCAACATCGTGCCGGAGCTGATCGAGCGGGCCATCACCCCCCGTACCAAGGCGGTGATTCCGGTACACCTGTTCGGCCAGCCGGCGGACATGACCGCTATCAGCGATATCTGCAGCCGGCATAACCTGGTGCTGATCGAGGACTGCGCCCAGTCCTTCGGTGCCGCCGTGGGTGGACGTATGACCGGTACCATCGGCCGCTTCGGCTGCTTCAGTTTTTTCCCCAGCAAGAACCTGGGAGGGTACGGCGACGGCGGGATGATCGTCTGCGGCACGGCAGAGGATGCCGACCAGTTGAAAATGCTGCGCAACCACGGCAGCCGCGTGCGCTACCACCATGACGTGATCGGTTTCAACAGCCGTCTTGACGATCTGCAGGCCGCCATCCTGCGGGTGAAGCTGCGGCACATCGACCGCTTCAATCAGGAGCGGCGCCGGGTGGCCCACCGCTACTCTGAGGGGCTGAAGGATCGGGTCACCGTGCCGTTCGAAGACGGCAAAGGCGTCCATGTGTACCACCAGTACACCCTGCTCTCCGACCGGCGGGATGCGGTTATGGCAGCGTTGTCCGGGCAGCAGATCGCCTCGGCCATCTACTACCCGATCCCCCTGCACCGCCAGAACGTTTTTGCCGGCGAATGCCGGGATCTTTCCCTGCCGGTGGCGGAGTCGCTGGCAAGCCGCTGCATGTCGCTGCCGATCTACCCGGAGATGACCGACGAGCAGGTGGACCGGGTGGTTGCGGCGGTGCGCGAAGCGTTGGCGTAG
- the lpxB gene encoding lipid-A-disaccharide synthase produces the protein MYGNHSRRVMIIAGEASGDIYGAGLIRAVHRRDPAVRFFGIGGVRMREAGADTLVDAAEMAVVGLIEVLRHFDVIASAFLKLKKILLSEPPSLLILIDYPGFNLRLAKIAKKAGVPVLYYISPQIWAWRQGRVQKIRRLVDHMAVILPFEAPFYQKAGVPVSFVGHPMADLVTVSLDRDQAARSFGLDPAHQIVGLFPGSRKSEISRLLPTIVATACLLHRRFPEIRFVLPLASTLQDEDLTPYLAGSGLPVTVVRERIHDLTRACDAVISVSGTVTLEVALVGTPLVIIYKLSPLTYRIARRLVKVDHIGLCNIVAGETVARELIQDDASAEMIAEEIGRILSDSGYAAQCRQKLSRVRERLGGGGADDRVAALTLELLAAP, from the coding sequence GTGTACGGCAACCATTCGCGGCGCGTGATGATAATAGCTGGCGAGGCTTCCGGCGACATTTACGGCGCCGGACTGATCCGGGCGGTGCACCGGCGGGACCCTGCGGTGCGATTCTTCGGCATCGGCGGGGTACGGATGCGGGAGGCCGGGGCCGACACCCTGGTGGATGCCGCTGAGATGGCCGTGGTGGGGTTGATCGAGGTGCTCCGGCATTTCGACGTCATCGCGTCAGCCTTCCTGAAACTGAAAAAAATCCTGCTCAGCGAGCCCCCGAGCCTGCTGATCCTGATCGACTACCCCGGTTTCAATCTCCGGCTGGCCAAGATTGCCAAAAAGGCCGGTGTCCCGGTGCTCTACTACATTTCTCCCCAGATCTGGGCCTGGCGCCAGGGACGGGTGCAAAAGATCCGCCGTCTGGTTGACCATATGGCGGTGATTCTTCCCTTTGAAGCCCCCTTCTATCAGAAAGCCGGTGTGCCGGTCTCCTTCGTGGGACACCCCATGGCCGATCTGGTAACGGTCTCCCTGGACCGCGATCAGGCGGCCCGTTCCTTCGGTCTCGATCCGGCACACCAGATCGTGGGACTCTTTCCCGGCAGCCGTAAAAGCGAAATCAGTCGCCTGCTCCCCACGATCGTTGCCACGGCCTGCCTGCTGCACCGCCGTTTTCCCGAAATTCGCTTTGTCCTGCCGCTGGCCTCAACCCTGCAGGATGAGGACTTGACGCCGTACCTTGCCGGCAGCGGACTGCCGGTAACCGTGGTACGGGAGCGGATTCACGACCTGACCCGGGCCTGCGATGCCGTGATCTCGGTTTCCGGCACCGTCACCCTGGAGGTTGCCCTGGTAGGAACCCCCCTGGTGATCATTTACAAACTGTCGCCGCTCACCTACCGGATCGCCCGGCGGCTGGTCAAGGTGGACCATATCGGTCTCTGCAATATCGTGGCCGGCGAAACCGTGGCCCGCGAACTGATTCAGGATGACGCCTCGGCGGAGATGATTGCGGAGGAAATCGGACGTATCTTGTCAGATAGTGGCTATGCGGCGCAGTGCAGACAGAAATTGTCCAGGGTCAGGGAGCGGCTGGGCGGCGGTGGCGCCGACGACCGGGTGGCCGCCTTAACCCTGGAACTGCTGGCAGCGCCATGA
- a CDS encoding lysophospholipid acyltransferase family protein: protein MKRMLWFLQAGAFYLFTWLVALLPAGLSRKLGTATGELMHRLLTSRRRIAEENIARSLDHMRAQPGWSCTIPDAAGIARETFRNIGRSLVETCRLYHGRGDELIAAIEVRGREHYDAARARGKGLIFLTGHCGNWELVALAYARLFNSSMSVVARRQNNPYLNRMVETMRMHYDNRVIYKDNALKNMMAVIRRNGVIGLLVDQAVFPEEGSLIPFLGRPAWASKAPVLLARKTGVAVLPAFIHREGDRHVIELHPELVFSGDASEEGWQQDVKRYSAAIEQFIVRYPTNWYWVHRRWKRAEGA, encoded by the coding sequence ATGAAACGGATGCTCTGGTTCCTGCAGGCGGGCGCCTTCTACCTGTTTACCTGGCTAGTGGCCCTGCTCCCCGCCGGTTTGTCCCGGAAACTGGGAACAGCCACGGGTGAGCTGATGCACCGGCTGCTGACGAGTCGTCGCCGGATCGCCGAGGAGAATATCGCCCGCAGCCTCGACCATATGCGGGCCCAGCCGGGCTGGAGCTGTACCATCCCCGATGCCGCCGGTATCGCCCGTGAAACCTTTCGCAACATCGGCCGTTCCCTGGTGGAAACCTGCCGTCTGTATCATGGCCGCGGCGACGAGCTGATTGCCGCCATCGAGGTGCGGGGCCGGGAACACTATGACGCCGCCAGGGCGCGGGGCAAGGGGCTGATCTTCCTTACCGGTCACTGCGGCAACTGGGAACTGGTGGCCCTGGCCTATGCCCGGCTGTTCAACTCCTCCATGTCGGTGGTGGCCCGGCGCCAGAACAACCCCTATCTCAACCGCATGGTGGAAACCATGCGGATGCACTACGACAATCGGGTCATTTACAAGGACAACGCCCTGAAGAACATGATGGCGGTGATCCGCAGGAACGGGGTGATCGGATTGCTGGTGGACCAGGCGGTCTTTCCGGAGGAAGGAAGCCTGATACCGTTTTTGGGACGCCCGGCCTGGGCCTCCAAGGCGCCGGTGCTGCTGGCCCGCAAGACCGGGGTGGCGGTGCTTCCCGCCTTTATCCACCGTGAAGGGGACCGGCACGTGATCGAGCTGCACCCGGAGCTGGTATTTTCCGGGGACGCTTCCGAGGAGGGGTGGCAACAGGACGTCAAGCGGTATTCCGCTGCCATCGAACAGTTTATCGTCCGCTATCCAACCAACTGGTACTGGGTACATCGGCGCTGGAAACGGGCGGAGGGGGCGTGA
- a CDS encoding phosphatase PAP2 family protein has product MNRRFWAELLVLLVLLAAGTAIIAATGADLALSARWYLEGGWPVGEAFPWKLLYRIDRTPAILLALIGLGGAVWGLRRATKRHWVRPGLFLVLLLALGPGVLVNAVFKEHWGRPRPREVQEFGGSKPFLQPWQPGISGKGRSFPSGHSSAAFYLVAPYFVYRRSHPRRAAGWLAGGILFGLLMSFARIVQGGHFLSDCLWAFGMVWLTGMVLAELMGIGREGQREPCQKN; this is encoded by the coding sequence GTGAACAGGAGATTCTGGGCCGAACTGCTGGTGCTGCTGGTGCTGCTGGCGGCCGGCACCGCCATCATTGCCGCCACCGGTGCCGATCTGGCCCTTTCCGCACGCTGGTACCTGGAGGGGGGATGGCCGGTGGGTGAAGCCTTTCCCTGGAAGCTGCTCTACCGGATCGACCGGACGCCGGCCATCCTGCTGGCTCTGATCGGTTTGGGCGGAGCGGTGTGGGGGCTGCGGCGTGCGACGAAGCGGCACTGGGTACGCCCCGGTCTGTTTCTGGTGCTTCTGCTGGCCTTGGGGCCGGGAGTGCTGGTGAACGCGGTCTTCAAGGAACACTGGGGACGCCCGCGTCCCCGCGAGGTACAGGAGTTCGGAGGAAGCAAGCCGTTCCTGCAGCCCTGGCAGCCGGGAATCAGCGGCAAGGGGCGTTCGTTTCCCTCTGGTCACTCCTCTGCTGCCTTCTATCTTGTTGCACCGTATTTCGTTTACCGCCGGTCCCACCCCCGCCGGGCAGCCGGCTGGCTGGCGGGGGGTATCCTGTTCGGCCTGCTGATGAGCTTTGCGCGGATCGTGCAGGGAGGGCATTTCCTGTCCGACTGTCTCTGGGCCTTCGGCATGGTCTGGCTGACGGGGATGGTGCTGGCTGAACTCATGGGTATCGGCCGGGAAGGGCAGCGGGAGCCGTGCCAAAAGAACTGA
- a CDS encoding zinc dependent phospholipase C family protein, translated as MPKELTHWALAEEALHRLPADSRLKGLIHDQRELYLVGAVLPDTLLHLFYGPWSRQALLLADQFHDTAANSFQPLIEVERRFPGSLPAPLLACLLGVISHMLADCVLHPFVYAVSGSGEIGRHYRLETDIDCYVAHRGRIGFGRRLADLVGPEARVRLVELLGMLFDPRGTLPREALERALALHCRLQGMYGVPAWQIVTSCLALVPVRFFRRNRELFYPLSGAGVRGAACALPRPWRHPVTGREERATLDDLLSAAVTAMVEHFERIGHAGCLAAALQDPPGANLLTGSYGVRLADARFISAEPP; from the coding sequence GTGCCAAAAGAACTGACCCACTGGGCACTGGCGGAAGAGGCACTGCACCGGCTGCCTGCCGACAGCCGGTTGAAGGGGCTGATCCACGACCAGCGGGAGCTCTACCTGGTGGGTGCGGTGCTGCCGGACACGCTGCTGCACCTTTTCTATGGCCCCTGGTCCCGCCAGGCCCTGCTGCTGGCTGATCAGTTCCACGACACCGCCGCCAACAGCTTTCAGCCGCTGATCGAGGTGGAACGGCGTTTTCCCGGCAGCCTGCCCGCTCCGCTGCTTGCCTGCCTGCTGGGGGTGATCAGTCACATGCTGGCCGACTGCGTCCTGCATCCCTTTGTCTACGCGGTGAGCGGCAGCGGAGAGATCGGCCGGCACTACCGTCTGGAAACCGATATCGACTGCTACGTCGCCCACCGGGGACGCATCGGCTTCGGTCGGCGGCTCGCCGATCTGGTGGGGCCGGAAGCACGCGTGCGGCTGGTGGAACTGCTCGGCATGCTGTTCGATCCACGGGGAACCCTGCCGCGGGAGGCGCTGGAGCGGGCCCTGGCTCTGCACTGCCGTCTGCAGGGAATGTACGGTGTACCCGCCTGGCAGATCGTGACATCCTGCCTGGCACTGGTGCCGGTCCGCTTTTTCCGGCGCAATCGCGAACTGTTCTATCCCCTGTCCGGTGCCGGCGTTCGCGGTGCGGCCTGCGCCCTGCCCCGGCCGTGGCGGCACCCGGTAACCGGCCGGGAAGAGCGTGCGACGCTGGATGACCTGCTGTCGGCCGCAGTAACGGCCATGGTGGAGCACTTCGAGCGGATCGGGCACGCCGGTTGTCTCGCCGCCGCCTTGCAGGATCCCCCCGGCGCCAATCTCCTGACCGGCAGCTACGGCGTCAGACTGGCCGATGCCCGCTTCATCTCCGCAGAACCACCCTGA